A stretch of Planococcus citri chromosome 5, ihPlaCitr1.1, whole genome shotgun sequence DNA encodes these proteins:
- the LOC135848553 gene encoding uncharacterized protein LOC135848553, with translation MESYLGTYVSCIKIGNSPIIPPLLDDCRREEMRYYRQLAISLETRFKSKETSSDTGATSSSESLPTEKELVSRIDPLIDMKTDDLDGVELEHLDLDDSDSDASHEPSNSFTFAESNVSNTFDEPSDSFTLAENTLPSTRERSNSYTLETPSPVLLAFIRSLQEKQDESQDIFTDKRSDTELSTPTAVVVEEAPRTESLKEKTRRKLWAVHLPSSKPGETLTQSTSLPNSNHVSPSKPIKRSSHSDDGLVYQDTYLSNEDREYIEKIEQQSTQTDSNTSTDITPTKYQAPFNANDSFAKDFNVLDISVLSRDTDIIGRESTGTFSDCSSVSLGKFMPSVDNKKSIDCGEAEQEAFIYFQEQLKVKHRQQLAELLQVQQREHDMLKEQFLKLSRASSCVKVSPPSTPLAAYSHDTYTKKSPNKCTVLDESISTQLPIPNSSSSPKKRSSSSQSPIHRRHQAASKIQAGVRGYFTRRLFKTSRVVLLVQTIKDCLVTAVSLQNETNLGLSELDLQNRLLQQLTTACNELNDIFSLPVKDRLAIIAEDRDKKKRESRRSNTPLPLSEATRRSLQRKLTSSVPDGDRKRSRKRCKSASSVRSDSSNNTPPTQRRPLTATMSFSHKYSTSHSNRKPWR, from the exons ATGGAATCATATCTTGGCACCTATGTTTCTTGTATTAAAATCGGTAATTCGCCGATCATTCCACCTTTG TTGGACGACTGTCGACGAGAAGAAATGCGATATTATCGTCAGCTAGCTATTTCATTAGAGACTCGTTTCAAATCAAAAGAGACCAGCAGCGATACCGGAGCCACCAGTTCTTCTGAAAGTTTACCTACGGAAAAAGAACTCGTATCAAGAATAGATCCGTTGATTGATATGAAAACCGATGATCTAGACGGTGTGGAATTAGAACATCTCGATCTCGACGATTCAGATAGCGATGCTTCGCACGAACCCAGTAATTCGTTCACCTTCGCTGAAAGTAACGTATCGAATACTTTCGACGAACCTAGTGATTCGTTCACTTTGGCTGAAAACACTTTACCGAGTACTCGAGAGAGGAGTAATTCGTACACTCTAGAAACGCCCAGTCCGGTACTGCTGGCTTTCATTCGATCTCTGCAGGAAAAACAAGACGAGTCGCAGGATATTTTCACCGATAAACGATCCGATACCGAGCTCAGTACTCCAACTGCAGTGGTGGTCGAAGAAGCACCTCGAACTGAATCCTTAAAAGAGAAAACACGTAGAAAATTATGGGCTGTTCATCTACCTTCGAGCAAACCTGGAGAAACACTAACCCAATCGACTTCTTTACCAAATAGCAACCACGTCAGTCCATCGAAACCGATCAAACGTTCGTCTCACTCAGACGACGGTTTAGTCTACCAAGATACTTATTTATCCAACGAAGATCGCGAATACATCGAGAAAATCGAACAACAGTCGACTCAAACCGATTCCAATACCAGTACCGATATCACTCCTACCAAATACCAGGCTCCATTCAACGCTAACGATAGTTTCGCCAAAGATTTCAACGTACTCGATATCAGCGTCCTGTCTCGAGATACGGATATCATCGGTCGTGAAAGCACAGGCACATTTTCAGACTGTAGCAGCGTCAGTTTAGGGAAATTCATGCCATCGGTGGATAATAAAAAGTCAATCGATTGCGGCGAAGCTGAACAAGAAGCTTTTATATACTTCCAAGAACAACTCAAAGTCAAACACAGGCAACAGTTAGCCGAACTTTTACAAGTACAGCAACGAGAGCACGATATGTTGAAGGAACAATTCTTGAAACTTTCTCGAGCTTCGAGCTGCGTCAAAGTGTCGCCTCCTTCGACTCCTTTGGCGGCCTATTCTCACGACACTTACACTAAAAAATCACCTAATAAATGCACCGTTTTAGACGAATCGATCTCCACTCAGTTACCTATTCCTAATTCGTCGTCATCGCCTAAGAAACGATCCAGTTCCAGTCAATCTCCGATTCACAGAAGACATCAAGCTGCCAGTAAAATACAAGCCGGTGTTCGTGGATATTTTACTAGACGACTATTTAAAACTAGCAGGGTCGTTTTACTCGTACAAACCATTAAAGACTGTTTAGTTACGGCTGTATCGCTTCAAAATGAAACTAATCTAGGATTATCGGAGTTGGATTTACAGAACAGGCTGTTACAACAG ttgACGACTGCTTGTAACGAACTGAACGATATTTTCTCGCTTCCGGTCAAAGATAGATTGGCCATCATAGCCGAAGATAGagataagaaaaaaagagaatctAGACGTTCGAATACACCTCTTCCATTATCAGAAGCTACTAGACGATCTTTGCAACGAAAATT AACCAGTTCAGTTCCAGACGGTGATCGAAAAAGATCCAGAAAACGTTGCAAATCAGCATCTTCTGTCCGTTCTG aTTCGTCCAATAATACACCACCTACTCAAAGAAGACCACTTACAGCTACGATGTCATTTTCGCACAAATACTCGACATCGCATTCGAATCGTAAACCTTGGCGATGA